A single region of the Ciconia boyciana chromosome 13, ASM3463844v1, whole genome shotgun sequence genome encodes:
- the ERN2 gene encoding serine/threonine-protein kinase/endoribonuclease IRE2 isoform X1, with product MGGPAAPLRPGLPRGLPPLPVLLPVLPVLLVLLPAQCLKGGAVTVPETLLFISTLDGNLHAVSKSTGDIKWTLKDDPILQVPVYVSEPAFLPDPNDGSLYILGGKNKEGLMKLPFTIPELVQSSPCRSSDGVLYTGKKQDTWFIVDPKSGEKQTTLSTEAWDDLCPSSPLLYIGRTQYVITMYDTKSRELRWNATFSDYSAPLCEESYHYKMAHFASSGDGLVVTLDKESGEVLWAQNYGSPVVGIYVWHQDSLRRIPHLNLAMETLRYLTFHSQDIHLLKRSYQSMKGFAATKTQLLPALYVGKFAASFYALTSLVHGSVALVPQGITLARIDGPTTHDVTMRESGECEITPSTDVKYPQGSITSLHNQWLLIGHHELPPVVHTTMLRAFPENLRKTTETIIPRAAPARTAFDDFLAPGGPEEPAVRSEGQFQPGPAPREQVEVYPEAGAWDLVMAGVGTALLGGGVLFLLVTKLQKQHAVQQQQLEKQIQLLQQQQEMLLPGRVSGEGVPAEPGEPGLSRGSTSQLSQSSSPLARLKDLANGMVSPRPAVPAAAEDAGAEPDVIVVGKVSFNPKDVLGHGAGGTFVFRGQFDGRNVAVKRLLPECFHLVDREVQLLRESDEHPHVVRYFCTEKDKQFHYIAIELCSATLQEYVENPSFDRHSLDPVSLLRQTMSGLAHLHSLSIVHRDLKPCNILISVPNRHGQIRAVISDFGLCKKLQGGRQSFSLRSGIPGTEGWIAPEVLQEAPKENPTCAVDVFSAGCIFYYVVSGGQHPFGDSLRRQANILSGSYQLSCLQEETHDNLVARELIAAMISPEPQRRPSAPVVLVHPFFWSQEKQLHFFQDVSDRIEKEPAEGPIVSALEAGGRSVVRTNWRIHISLPLQTDLRKFRTYKGGSVRDLLRAMRNKKHHYHELPADVRAALGSVPEGFVQYFTARFPRLLLHTHGAMRVCAHERLFHSYYCQEPGGDGK from the exons AtgggcggccccgccgcgccgctgcgcccggggctgccccgggggctgccgccgctgccggtgctgctgccggtgctgccggtgctgctggtgctgctcccGGCACAG TGCCTCAAAGGCGGTGCTGTGACTGTCCCAGAAACGCTGCTCTTCATATCCACTCTGGATGGAAACCTTCATGCAGTGAGCAAGAGCACAGGTGACATCAAGTGGACCCTGAAAGATG ATCCTATTCTGCAGGTGCCTGTTTATGTGTCAGA aCCGGCATTCCTTCCAGACCCCAATGATGGCAGCCTGTATAtcctgggaggaaaaaacaaagaaggcTTGATG AAGCTCCCGTTCACCATCCCGGAGCTGGTCCAGTCCTCGCCATGCCGCAGTTCGGACGGCGTGCTCTACACCG GGAAGAAGCAGGACACCTGGTTCATCGTGGACCCCAAGTCAGGAGAGAAGCAGACCACTCTCTCGACAGAGGCCTGGGACGATCTGTGCCCGTCAAGTCCCCTGCTTTACATCGGCCGTACCC AGTACGTCATCACCATGTACGACACCAAGTCGCGGGAGCTGCGCTGGAACGCCACCTTCTCCGACTACTCGGCACCGCTCTGCGAGGAGTCCTACCACTACA AAATGGCACACTTCGCCTCAAGCGGGGACGGGCTGGTGGTGACGCTGGACAAGGAGAGCGGGGAGGTCCTGTGGGCGCAGAACTATGGCTCGCCCGTGGTCGGCATCTACGTGTGGCACCAGGACAGCCTCCGCCGCATCCCCCACCTCAACCTGGCCATGGAGACCCTGCGCTACCTGACCTTCCACTCGCAGGACATCCACCTCCTCAAGAGGAGCTACCAGTCCATGAAGGGTTTCGCTGCCACCAAGACCCAGCTGCT GCCGGCGCTCTACGTGGGGAAGTTCGCGGCCAGCTTCTACGCCTTGACCTCCCTGGTCCACGGCAGCGTGGCTCTGGTG CCGCAGGGCATCACGCTGGCCAGGATCGACGGCCCCACCACGCATGACGTGACCATGAGAGAGTCAGGGGAGTGTGAGATCACGCCCAGCACCGACGTCAAGTACCCGCAGGGCAGCATCACCTCGCTCCACAACCAGTGGCTCCTAATAG GGCACCACGAGCTGCCTCCTGTGGTCCACACGACGATGCTACGAGCCTTCCCGGAGAACCTGAGGAAGACAACGGAGACCATcatccccagggctgctcccgcCAGGACCGCGTTTGACGAC TTCCTGGCCCCGGGCGGCCCCGAGGAGCCGGCCGTCCGCAGCGAGGGGCAGTTCCAGCCGGGCCCCGCGCCGAGGGAGCAGGTGGAGGTCTACCCCGAGGCCGGCGCCTGGGACCTGGTGATGGCTGGCGtcggcacagccctgctgggcGGGGGAGTCCTTTTCCTCCTGGTCACG aaactgcagaagcagcatgcggtgcagcagcagcagctggagaagcagattcagctcctgcagcagcagcaggagatgctgctccCGGGCCGGGTCTCTGGGGAGGGCGTCCCTGCAGAgcccggggagccggggctgagccggggAAGCACGTCGCAGCTCTCGCAGAGCTCCAGCCCCTTGGCCCGCCTGAAGGACCTGGCTAACGGGATGGTCAGCCCGCGTCCGGCTGTCCCGGCAGCTGCTGAAG ATGCAGGTGCAGAACCAGACGTGATTGTAGTTGGGAAGGTTTCTTTTAACCCCAAGGATGTGCTGGGCCACGGAGCTGGAGGAACCTTTGTCTTCAG GGGACAGTTTGATGGCCGGAACGTGGCCGTAAAGCGCCTCCTGCCCGAGTGTTTCCATCTCGTGGACCGCGAGGTCCAGCTGCTCCGGGAGTCGGACGAGCATCCCCACGTCGTCCGCTACTTCTGCACCGAGAAGGACAAGCAGTTCCACTACATCGCCATcgagctctgctctgccacgCTGCAGGAG TACGTGGAAAACCCCAGCTTCGATCGTCACAGCCTGGACCCGGTGTCTCTGCTGCGTCAGACCATGTCCGGGCTGGCCCACCTCCACTCCCTGAGCATCG TCCACCGTGACCTGAAGCCCTGTAACATCCTCATCTCCGTCCCAAATCGCCACGGGCAGATCCGAGCCGTCATCTCTGACTTTGGCCTCTGCAAGAAGCTTCAGGGGGGACGACAGAGCTTCAGCCTCCGCTCCGGCATCCCTGGCACTGAGGGCTGGATCGCGCCCGAGGTGCTGCAGGAGGCCCCGAAGGAGAACCCT ACGTGCGCTGTGGACGTCTTCTCAGCCGGCTGCATCTTCTACTACGTGGTGTCAGGAGGGCAGCACCCTTTTGGGGACAGCTTGCGGCGACAGGCCAACATCTTGTCGGGCTCTTAccagctgagctgcctgcaggaagaAACTCACG ACAACCTTGTTGCGCGAGAGCTGATTGCGGCAATGATCAGCCCCGAGCCCCAGCGCCGGCCCTCGGCCCCCGTGGTCCTCGTGCACCCCTTTTTCTGGAGtcaggagaagcagctgcacTTCTTCCAG GACGTCAGCGACCGCATCGAGAAGGAGCCTGCTGAGGGACCCATCGTCTCGGCCCTGGAGGCAGGGGGACGGTCGGTGGTGAGGACCAACTGGAGGATCCACATCTCCCTCCCGCTGCAGACCG ACCTGAGGAAGTTCCGCACCTACAAGGGGGGCTCGGTGCGCGACCTCCTGCGGGCCATGAGGAACAAG AAGCATCACTACCACGAGCTGCCGGCCGATGTCCGGGCAGCCCTGGGCTCTGTCCCCGAGGGCTTTGTGCAGTACTTCACCGCCCGCTTCCCCCGCCTGCTGCTGCACACGCACGGGGCCATGAGAGTCTGCGCCCACGAGCGGCTCTTCCACTCCTACTACTGCCAGGAGCCGGGAGGCGACGGCAAGTGA
- the ERN2 gene encoding serine/threonine-protein kinase/endoribonuclease IRE2 isoform X2 has translation MILFCRCLFMCQSECHPPRAERPSQGRQPAGRAGAFRRPAFLPDPNDGSLYILGGKNKEGLMKLPFTIPELVQSSPCRSSDGVLYTGKKQDTWFIVDPKSGEKQTTLSTEAWDDLCPSSPLLYIGRTQYVITMYDTKSRELRWNATFSDYSAPLCEESYHYKMAHFASSGDGLVVTLDKESGEVLWAQNYGSPVVGIYVWHQDSLRRIPHLNLAMETLRYLTFHSQDIHLLKRSYQSMKGFAATKTQLLPALYVGKFAASFYALTSLVHGSVALVPQGITLARIDGPTTHDVTMRESGECEITPSTDVKYPQGSITSLHNQWLLIGHHELPPVVHTTMLRAFPENLRKTTETIIPRAAPARTAFDDFLAPGGPEEPAVRSEGQFQPGPAPREQVEVYPEAGAWDLVMAGVGTALLGGGVLFLLVTKLQKQHAVQQQQLEKQIQLLQQQQEMLLPGRVSGEGVPAEPGEPGLSRGSTSQLSQSSSPLARLKDLANGMVSPRPAVPAAAEDAGAEPDVIVVGKVSFNPKDVLGHGAGGTFVFRGQFDGRNVAVKRLLPECFHLVDREVQLLRESDEHPHVVRYFCTEKDKQFHYIAIELCSATLQEYVENPSFDRHSLDPVSLLRQTMSGLAHLHSLSIVHRDLKPCNILISVPNRHGQIRAVISDFGLCKKLQGGRQSFSLRSGIPGTEGWIAPEVLQEAPKENPTCAVDVFSAGCIFYYVVSGGQHPFGDSLRRQANILSGSYQLSCLQEETHDNLVARELIAAMISPEPQRRPSAPVVLVHPFFWSQEKQLHFFQDVSDRIEKEPAEGPIVSALEAGGRSVVRTNWRIHISLPLQTDLRKFRTYKGGSVRDLLRAMRNKKHHYHELPADVRAALGSVPEGFVQYFTARFPRLLLHTHGAMRVCAHERLFHSYYCQEPGGDGK, from the exons ATG ATCCTATTCTGCAGGTGCCTGTTTATGTGTCAGAGTGAGTGTCATCCCCCACGGGCAGAGCGCCCTTcgcagggcaggcagcctgcGGGCCGCGCAGGAGCCTTTCGGAG aCCGGCATTCCTTCCAGACCCCAATGATGGCAGCCTGTATAtcctgggaggaaaaaacaaagaaggcTTGATG AAGCTCCCGTTCACCATCCCGGAGCTGGTCCAGTCCTCGCCATGCCGCAGTTCGGACGGCGTGCTCTACACCG GGAAGAAGCAGGACACCTGGTTCATCGTGGACCCCAAGTCAGGAGAGAAGCAGACCACTCTCTCGACAGAGGCCTGGGACGATCTGTGCCCGTCAAGTCCCCTGCTTTACATCGGCCGTACCC AGTACGTCATCACCATGTACGACACCAAGTCGCGGGAGCTGCGCTGGAACGCCACCTTCTCCGACTACTCGGCACCGCTCTGCGAGGAGTCCTACCACTACA AAATGGCACACTTCGCCTCAAGCGGGGACGGGCTGGTGGTGACGCTGGACAAGGAGAGCGGGGAGGTCCTGTGGGCGCAGAACTATGGCTCGCCCGTGGTCGGCATCTACGTGTGGCACCAGGACAGCCTCCGCCGCATCCCCCACCTCAACCTGGCCATGGAGACCCTGCGCTACCTGACCTTCCACTCGCAGGACATCCACCTCCTCAAGAGGAGCTACCAGTCCATGAAGGGTTTCGCTGCCACCAAGACCCAGCTGCT GCCGGCGCTCTACGTGGGGAAGTTCGCGGCCAGCTTCTACGCCTTGACCTCCCTGGTCCACGGCAGCGTGGCTCTGGTG CCGCAGGGCATCACGCTGGCCAGGATCGACGGCCCCACCACGCATGACGTGACCATGAGAGAGTCAGGGGAGTGTGAGATCACGCCCAGCACCGACGTCAAGTACCCGCAGGGCAGCATCACCTCGCTCCACAACCAGTGGCTCCTAATAG GGCACCACGAGCTGCCTCCTGTGGTCCACACGACGATGCTACGAGCCTTCCCGGAGAACCTGAGGAAGACAACGGAGACCATcatccccagggctgctcccgcCAGGACCGCGTTTGACGAC TTCCTGGCCCCGGGCGGCCCCGAGGAGCCGGCCGTCCGCAGCGAGGGGCAGTTCCAGCCGGGCCCCGCGCCGAGGGAGCAGGTGGAGGTCTACCCCGAGGCCGGCGCCTGGGACCTGGTGATGGCTGGCGtcggcacagccctgctgggcGGGGGAGTCCTTTTCCTCCTGGTCACG aaactgcagaagcagcatgcggtgcagcagcagcagctggagaagcagattcagctcctgcagcagcagcaggagatgctgctccCGGGCCGGGTCTCTGGGGAGGGCGTCCCTGCAGAgcccggggagccggggctgagccggggAAGCACGTCGCAGCTCTCGCAGAGCTCCAGCCCCTTGGCCCGCCTGAAGGACCTGGCTAACGGGATGGTCAGCCCGCGTCCGGCTGTCCCGGCAGCTGCTGAAG ATGCAGGTGCAGAACCAGACGTGATTGTAGTTGGGAAGGTTTCTTTTAACCCCAAGGATGTGCTGGGCCACGGAGCTGGAGGAACCTTTGTCTTCAG GGGACAGTTTGATGGCCGGAACGTGGCCGTAAAGCGCCTCCTGCCCGAGTGTTTCCATCTCGTGGACCGCGAGGTCCAGCTGCTCCGGGAGTCGGACGAGCATCCCCACGTCGTCCGCTACTTCTGCACCGAGAAGGACAAGCAGTTCCACTACATCGCCATcgagctctgctctgccacgCTGCAGGAG TACGTGGAAAACCCCAGCTTCGATCGTCACAGCCTGGACCCGGTGTCTCTGCTGCGTCAGACCATGTCCGGGCTGGCCCACCTCCACTCCCTGAGCATCG TCCACCGTGACCTGAAGCCCTGTAACATCCTCATCTCCGTCCCAAATCGCCACGGGCAGATCCGAGCCGTCATCTCTGACTTTGGCCTCTGCAAGAAGCTTCAGGGGGGACGACAGAGCTTCAGCCTCCGCTCCGGCATCCCTGGCACTGAGGGCTGGATCGCGCCCGAGGTGCTGCAGGAGGCCCCGAAGGAGAACCCT ACGTGCGCTGTGGACGTCTTCTCAGCCGGCTGCATCTTCTACTACGTGGTGTCAGGAGGGCAGCACCCTTTTGGGGACAGCTTGCGGCGACAGGCCAACATCTTGTCGGGCTCTTAccagctgagctgcctgcaggaagaAACTCACG ACAACCTTGTTGCGCGAGAGCTGATTGCGGCAATGATCAGCCCCGAGCCCCAGCGCCGGCCCTCGGCCCCCGTGGTCCTCGTGCACCCCTTTTTCTGGAGtcaggagaagcagctgcacTTCTTCCAG GACGTCAGCGACCGCATCGAGAAGGAGCCTGCTGAGGGACCCATCGTCTCGGCCCTGGAGGCAGGGGGACGGTCGGTGGTGAGGACCAACTGGAGGATCCACATCTCCCTCCCGCTGCAGACCG ACCTGAGGAAGTTCCGCACCTACAAGGGGGGCTCGGTGCGCGACCTCCTGCGGGCCATGAGGAACAAG AAGCATCACTACCACGAGCTGCCGGCCGATGTCCGGGCAGCCCTGGGCTCTGTCCCCGAGGGCTTTGTGCAGTACTTCACCGCCCGCTTCCCCCGCCTGCTGCTGCACACGCACGGGGCCATGAGAGTCTGCGCCCACGAGCGGCTCTTCCACTCCTACTACTGCCAGGAGCCGGGAGGCGACGGCAAGTGA